The Colletes latitarsis isolate SP2378_abdomen chromosome 1, iyColLati1, whole genome shotgun sequence genomic interval CTTCGTCTAGTAGGCGCTCTACATGTATAAAGACATTAGGGAAagcagctaactgctttctgtctTTTAGTAACTGTGACAGATAGTCCGCTATACTCTGCGTCGTCGTGTTAGTATTATCACACATCGCAGTTACTTGATTACTCCTATGGCGGCCGCGCGAAAATAGAAaagatgtacaaaaaaaaaggtACTGCAAATAGAgggaaacgaaaagaaaaagagaaCGTTAAACGCGTATATGATTAAGAAAGACGACGTTGCGATTAAGATCTAAAACAACGATGGTTTCTTTCACGTTTAGTTTTGCACAACGTTAACGTAGATATTTCTGGTTATTCACTATTGGTATCACTTTGCTTTATTTTGTTCGCACAATTAATATTGTCGTAATTAATATAACTCGATGTTCGTACGACGCGCCTCCTCACTCGTGGTTTCTCTCTGGCGCGCTCCTCGCATACGTCGCCACGATTGCGTTACGTTTTTAGAAATAGCGGAGTCAGTATACTATGTGTGAAGAGAAGGAGGGGGCGGAAAAGAAGGATACGGAAAAGGGGGGAGAGACGTAGGAGCGACAGAAACAGAAAGGAATAGCTAGGGtgaggaggaggaagaggaggaggaagaggaggaggaggaggaggaggaggatggGGAGAGGAAGAGAGAAGgggaaaagagaaagagagaggaaaGACGAAGGAAAAGGAAAAACAAATAGAGAGAGGGTAAAGGCTGAAGAATTAGACAACTGAAAGAAAAAAAGAGAGTACAGCCTCTCTCACGAGTTGGACTCTGTTAAGGTTAAAAGTTAGATTGTAGATCGCGAAATTAAAAACAAACACACGCTACGGGATTCTCGGCTCTACTGCACCATCCGGGTATGTGCCGCGACAAGTACCCGTAGATTTCTGCGTCCGAACGCATGCGCAGCATTCAGTTTGCGCATGCGCTTCCCGCATATTGGTTCTTGCATGCCTCCGCGGCGCGTTTCTACCGCCCACTACCATATACGGCCTCTGCGTACGCGCGAATACTGAGGTACACGCCATACCATCGTCGCACACAAGTTGGATAATTCAGGGACGCACTCATCTGGTAGCGTACCCTACATCTTACGAATTTCGTGATTCATAAATCGGTAGCCATTTCGTAAAACTCTATTTAATAAGAGAATATCACGGAACATGTTTAACCGCATCTCTCACCGATGCATAAAAACCCACAACATTACAAGATCTTAATCGATCTATAACCAACGAGTCGTTATCCTTTATCCTATTATTTACGTGGTCATCATGAAAAATCTTTGAAGTGGTTTTATTCATGGGTTCAGTTATATATCGAAATCAATTTCTTTCTGTTTTATCAGACTATGCATTTATTccgaatttaataaaattacccGACTAAGTACTCACAGACGCCAAAGCTTTAAATAAACCCTAAACTAAATATAGATTTCAACATTAACTCGATATTTTTAAGTCGGTTGAAACTTATTTTCTGAATACAGGTTACACGTACGAAAGATCGATGTAAATTAATAATGCGGTTTTCAATGACTATACATacaattatatatgtataaaggGTGTGGCACAATTCATGTTCCGCGCTATACATATAACACTACATAGTTCCTCGTGTAAAAAAAGTAGTAAATAAACGAtacatctttttttttcatccacgATTCGATGCGTTTAAACAGTTTTTACGAAAATTGATAATTAACTAATCTTTTATTCACTGTAGTCCACTGAAGATTGTTATACTTCCTCAATGCTTATTCATAAACATGAGGTGTGTACTATGCTCTATCTTGATAATGTATTTATGAATGATTCCAAACATTCACAAGCCTTGTACAATTGTATTTTTTAAGTGGAAACGTTATACATTGTATGAATTTTTTTATAGGTGGAGGGGCTTTGAAGATTTAGAGGTTAACTTTGCCTTATAAATAGTTGCTATATTTCTATACCAAACTAATTAACGAGTACTTTCGCTTTGTTTCTTGGAAATGAACTTCACATAATATCAAAGTGGaaataaaacgtttaaaaaataaattgaatatataTCACTACTTTTTTACTCGATACTCCACATTCTTCCATATTTTTGTACAAGAAATACAGCAttccattttttaaaaaacgCAGTTGACCTTCAAGTTTCCGAAATGACTTCACGTCTAAAAAATACATGCAGTACATAATGTGCCCTCTCAAATCATGTAACTTTTGTATAAAAAGTTTTTTCGTGCTACTAACAATTTAGAAGTTATTTTAATGTAATCATATAAAACGTATTATAACGCAGAATAATCTTAAGAAGAATTGAAAttacttaaattttttaaaaatgaagaaataagattattttaaaaaataaaaaagcaaCTActtaaaaatcattattaatcatTTGCACTTGGGGAGATCTTAAAAATACGATTGGCTAGCAACTTTAATACACTGTTGTGTGTTGCTTCTGTAAATACTTGTATGTAAATGCGGATGTAAAGTTGGTGAGAAGGTAGGTAactaaaaacaaattattcgtGCATGcttattttatgtaaaaaagctAGGAAAAATTTACGAGAAGAAAAAAGCGTCAAGATTTTCCTCggtaaaataagaaatttttataaaaatggcattgataattaattattaaatcgtTTATAGGAAGTTATAAAACGCAAAGGTTCGTATGTCGatgaataaatacattttacaacaaaaaatgtttttttaattattcacaCAGAAACGGTAAAACCTTTTCTTGGTATCTGATATTTTCGATACATAAACGAAACACTTTTACTCGACATTTTGTATTTTTACGTGAAAATACCGATGATTAACATTTGTTTTCGGTCTTCGAAGCAGCACTCCTTAAATTGTTGACCCCGTATATAAATTTGTACATTATATATTTCTAATATATTGTAATATATTTACTAACGttcatttattggaaaatcaaaAACTCTACAAGTATATAGTAAACTATGAAGACGTTAATCGAACACAACGATCGGTTCTAGAGACTGTCGCCTTAATGTTCTCCCACGAGCGCTACCTTTGCGCTACACAACGCGCCTACACACGTACATTGGTTAATGTAAAATAGCGTTTACGTCATGCAACATGTGCCATACATGGTCCTACTGAGAAATAACGTAGGTGTCGCACGTTATAAAGTGTTTCCCTTATTTCGTTCGACCAATCGATATATGCTTTCATTATAGTTTTTACATCTTGCaagaaaaatgagaaatatgtaaaaaatatttacaataatcATTTTCCGTCATAATGTTAAAACAATATTCATTAACTTTAATAATGAAATGGAAATCCAATGTTCAATGTTTTCAATCTTTTACTGCTTCGAAACGTTCACACTTtctacaattatttttgcatCGACTAGTGTTTTACTAAATTTAATAACGTGTATTAATGCGTACATTTTCCTATTTCGTAAAATAACGTGTAACTGCATATTGCGCCACATTGAAAGTGTTCGCGTTTTCTACAAGATGGTGTTGGTGTAGATCAATGAAAACATTAATGACTCCATTTTTATGTTACctacatttattaataaattagtattctgatCTGTTGTTAACAGTAGACTGTCCTTCATACtcaataaattttcaatttcacggTATGTTAAACCTTTTCCTCTATGAAATATAATTAATTGACGTTTATCAAAATTAGTATTTCTTCCTCTATGTCCCATTATTAAGAATTGATGTTTACACTTTCGTGCCAAACTCACGGGTAACTAAAACATTATACGGTATGTACAAAATTCTAACATACTTGGCAATAAGAAGGTTTATATATACAAATCCAAGGTATCCAAATACTTTTGTCACGCAATAATTGAACATGACTTATATATAGGATGTTCAGCCATCATTAGTtattaagacaaaaatcaagaatgacaATAATCCGACAGAGGCTTTGTCttacagttattaacaattaaagatGCGCCTGAATCACGGCAATTTTCGTGCAGCCGTGTGCACGTGATAGCTCACTTCATGGTGTGTCCAGTGACGGCGGATGCACGATACATTTACCAGGCGTACTTACCGACGTATCCAACAGCATTATTTTCTTACCCCAATTTATATTGAACCTGctcagaagggcatatcaaaacccgCTCGATGAGATTTTCAAATAGAGAGGGTGAATGCCACTTccaataaacaatttttttctaaaaaatcacATATAcaccgcgattatgttattcgtgaaTGACTGTATGTACAAGCACCGCGATTGTTCCGCCCACGAGGGTTATTTAAACCATTCCTATTCACTGACAAGAGAAGTTAGTAATTTATACAAAACAACATTTAATtagcaaaaatataaatgattggaattgaaaTATCGATACTATAGGTATCACGACCGTCTACTATAATCCAAGTCCTTAACGAAAAGTTTCACATTAATAAAGCTTTTAGTTTACTTGTTTCATGAATTTTCCACGTCGTGACTTGGTTCTGGGGGATGCCATTCGtgttttcttgatataataCCACAGTTGGATACAATTATTGTTTTAATCGGTTTTCCTGTCTTTGTCCCGAATTCTTCGATCTAAAGATTATAAAAATGACATTACTGCCTAATAAATATCGACAAAATGATTGTTTATAGCGGGCTTTCAAATAAGAACGATAGAACTTtgaattcaaataaaataaaaggtaCAAAAGATAATTCTGATGTccaacattttatttttatgtacaCTCATTGACATAATCCATCAAATGCATTAGCATTtaacttaaataaaaatttatgtttATATAATAACAAAAACAAAGTGGAATGTATTTGTATACCTTGTAAATATTTGAAAGGCCCGAAATAACTTTCCCAAAGACTACGTATTTTCCATCCATCGTCTCCAGTCGTCTAAATGTCAGATtaaattttgaatcgtttttATTTTCATCGTCGTTACACATAGACAAAATTCCGGGACCAAAATGAAGCAAATTATAATTCTCATTTTCGAATGAAGTATCAAATACTGAAGCTCCTCCACTACCATTAAACTTTGTAACGTCTCCACCTTGACACCAATAACCCGTAACAATACGATGAAACGGTGTATTTCtattgaataataaataatttaaatattatccTTCGGTATTTATGACTTTTTATTTCAGTGATGCAGTTAAAATATTCTAACGCATTTATCTGTTCAGTATAACCACGATAGTTGTAGAGAAATGTTTTGTGCAATTATTAAGATAAATTATCGAATAAGAAAATGTCGAACTTCAGTTACGTAGGACACCCTGTATTGTATAAATGTGAAAAGAGACGTAAGTCTTTGTAACTTTAATTAGAAGAgagaaataataaatacatacaTATAACAATTttggaaataataatttttatcttcAATCGTATCATTCATTGAATTTAAAAGTAAAGTAGGATTTCTGAAATCGATGTACTTGTATGACAAACCATTTCCTGTTCCACGACATAGTTCCGCGAAATTTGCACACgtttgtggtacaacatcatcgTAAAGTTCAAATTGAATAATTCCTAACTTTTGTCTGTCGCCGCGGATTTCAATTTCGAAAAAACATTTAGTTCGAATAGATGGTTTCAATTCTTTCATCAATGATAAATCTTTAACCATGCAATGATCTTTATTTGTGTGAGATACAATTTGCGactcaaattcttgtggaaaaCTGAAAATTCAAGACAAGttatttttaacaattattattaaaaaattatcgaTGCAATTAAAATGATATACTTAACATGTATAACatcttaatttatttatttttacgtttTATTCTTATCGCTTAATTTTTATCTTATTAAGTTATTTTTGTTTTCTACACAATACATTAAACAATTTAAACTACTTTaatcaaataataaaaatgcGTGCTCGCATTCAGGACCTGAatggaattattttaaaatattatatatgaaattttcgaaaaattataaattgataATTTGCCTTCTAGTAATCATTGCTTTCATTTGCAGTTTTTTCCAACTTTTTATAAATTCTGCGGTAGAGTATGTGCTACTAGCCTCGCGAATTCTTTttagtaaaattttatttgatcTTATAATTTCGTTATTTACTGTTTCTTGATCTTCTAAATCTGATGTATATTTAATACGTGGCATCCAACAGTCAACAACACCCTGTTATGTAAATAGGA includes:
- the LOC143344856 gene encoding uncharacterized protein LOC143344856, whose translation is MSFVKKKGKSITKTMDEKTYKRYKRRIDKIVAVVDNKPPKFEVNCYYKKRNLTIDADRIREIDKENMEMLKRMSVITRTKGVVDCWMPRIKYTSDLEDQETVNNEIIRSNKILLKRIREASSTYSTAEFIKSWKKLQMKAMITRRNTPFHRIVTGYWCQGGDVTKFNGSGGASVFDTSFENENYNLLHFGPGILSMCNDDENKNDSKFNLTFRRLETMDGKYVVFGKVISGLSNIYKIEEFGTKTGKPIKTIIVSNCGIISRKHEWHPPEPSHDVENS